In Plasmodium gaboni strain SY75 chromosome 14, whole genome shotgun sequence, one genomic interval encodes:
- a CDS encoding putative mitochondrial acidic protein MAM33 has protein sequence MNSLLRNTLNSSKGKIFTKYLNNSFNKVANLNSRKVSNFTKYGKCVQKIDKNFNTINKRSFSSSEAQKLSEVVKAEVQHEKSNYEAPDNIKKFLQTSGWKFEEQEGDVNMVLTKNVDGMKIIIDFQLVSPFQAEGENEAQAEMTDFSVTVEKPNQNGGITFYCTTLQNDEKFRYMIGNVKYYKNEEGKNSVSAYNGPEFEDLDDSLQTSLDEWLANLGVDSELCDFIDSCSIDKEQREYMSWLQNISNFIEA, from the coding sequence ATGAATTCTCTTTTAAGAAACACTTTAAATTCTTCCAAAGGTAAAATCTTTACCAAGTATTTGAACAATTCCTTTAATAAGGTAGCTAATTTAAATAGTAGAAAGGTTTCTAACTTTACAAAGTATGGAAAATGTGTACAGAAAATTGACAAAAATTTCAACACAATAAACAAGAGGAGCTTTTCTTCAAGTGAAGCTCAAAAATTATCTGAAGTTGTAAAAGCAGAAGTACAACATGAAAAGTCCAATTATGAAGCTCcagataatataaagaagTTTCTACAAACTTCAGGATGGAAATTTGAAGAACAAGAAGGAGATGTAAATATGGTATTAACCAAAAATGTTGATGGaatgaaaattattatcGACTTTCAACTTGTTTCTCCATTTCAAGCAGAAGGAGAAAATGAAGCTCAAGCTGAAATGACAGATTTTTCTGTAACTGTTGAAAAACCAAATCAAAACGGAGGTATAACATTTTATTGCACAACTTTAcaaaatgatgaaaaattTAGATATATGATAGGAAATGTAAAATACTATAAGAATGAAGAAGGAAAAAATTCCGTATCAGCTTATAATGGACCTGAATTTGAGGACTTAGATGATTCTCTACAAACATCTCTTGATGAATGGTTAGCTAATTTAGGAGTAGATTCAGAATTATGTGATTTCATTGATTCATGCAGTATTGATAAGGAACAAAGAGAATATATGTCATGGttacaaaatatttcaaattTTATTGAAGCTTAA
- a CDS encoding hypothetical protein (conserved Plasmodium protein, unknown function) gives MEIINKKDVLVNYLKLCGKHDMVNAVIKYCDEDHGIVFNKHPARNEKKFGTIYDYGVSSKFRGCENIEKLQKSNVFHKEKNISNNLNDIVLKNSKCVDDIPRVKCYGKEEISLEGLEEKTTEKTVKSYYNRKKTKTNLLNKQDNAISEILDDICEVIAPEGKGKFLKFIGENYVYILLENGTYHCYPLHLLKLNRSFLKNNSMFTLKFDYKDMALKHARNLIKSKNKKIYKRPNLITEDNMFHDNFVDFPKELDYLKDYIIKNDNKYLTSCLKENMVHSVLDHGKCSYNKEILDCLQNSNDVIKQNVKIKTLNNIYKLENSKNIYISK, from the exons atggaaattataaataaaaaggatgTTCTTGTAAACTATTTGAAGTTGTGTGGTAAGCATGATATGGTTAATGCTGTAATAAAATACTGTGATGAAGATCACGGAATAGTTTTCAATAAACACCCTGCTCgaaatgaaaaaaagtTTGGAACTATTTATGATTATGGTGTTTCTTCGAAATTTAGAGGGTGTGAGaatatagaaaaattaCAGAAGTCAAATGTATTTcataaagaaaaaaatatttctaacaatttaaatgatatcGTGTTGAAAAATTCAAAATGTGTTGATGATATACCTAGAGTTAAATGTTATGGTAAAGAGGAAATTTCATTAGAGGGACTGGAAGAAAAGACGACTGAAAAAACTGTGAAATCTTATtataatagaaaaaaaacaaaaactaatttattaaataaacaaGACAATGCAATATCAGAAATACTGGATGATATATGTGAAGTTATAGCGCCTGAAGGAAAAGGAAAGTTTCTAAAATTTATTGGTGAAAATTATGTCTACATTTTATTGGAAAAT GGAACTTATCATTGTTATCCACTTCATTTACTTAAGTTGAATCGTTCtttcttaaaaaataattccATGTTTACCTTAAAATTTGATTATAAGGACATGGCATTAAAACACGCAAGAAATCTTAttaaat ccaaaaataaaaaaatatataaacgTCCCAATTTAATAACTGAGGATAATATGTTTCATGATAATTTTGTTGATTTTCCAAAAGAGTTGGATTATCTAAAAGattacataataaaaaatgataataaatatttaacatcttgtttaaaagaaaatatggTTCATAGTGTATTAGACCATGGAAAatgttcatataataaagaaatcTTGGATTGTTTACAAAATTCTAATGATGTG ATTAAACAAAATGTTAAGATTAAAACActgaataatatatacaaattagagaattcaaaaaatatatacatatcCAAGTAG
- a CDS encoding putative cytochrome c oxidase assembly protein produces the protein MGFNKIFHNIFVGNILKNGYKKRLMYIDKRRFNTFNKLSRSEESYVIKKAEKYMNYVKEGYELKVGIWLSTCSLLILGMISIGGYTRLTESGLSITHWKFRGIKYPRNEEEWIKEFDKYKNTPEYKEVHYNMTLEEYKKIFFNEWLHRTFGRAIGLFFLSGASFFLYKNALKKNMIKKLSFIFLLGGFQGLVGWWMVKSGFDKPTTENKTPRVSPYRLVFHLFCASAMYSYIFLNSLTLIELGKMRKYFAKSQIPTWPEFLRNELIHEMYEKRNITKHMKLGIFAFTLLVLSNIMYGGFVAGNDAGYAYNTWPKMIDKYVPDDVMNFIKSKKKKYTQLFENTAIVQFNHRILGYLIVLNSFLLYYYSKSLALSKKTKKLFSLLPLLTTTQMITGIHILIHHVPIQIALVHQFGGFCILTTLLHLIKRTFK, from the coding sequence ATGGGATTTAATAAgatttttcataatatatttgtaggtaatatattaaagaatGGTTATAAGAAAAGGTTAATGTATATAGATAAAAGAAGGTTCAATACCTTTAACAAATTAAGTAGATCGGAAGAATCTTATGTTATAAAGAAGGcagaaaaatatatgaattatgTTAAAGAGGGATATGAATTAAAGGTTGGTATATGGTTAAGTACATGTAGTTTATTAATATTAGGAATGATAAGTATAGGTGGGTATACAAGATTAACAGAGAGTGGTTTATCAATAACTCATTGGAAATTTCGTGGTATAAAATACCCTAGAAATGAAGAAGAATGGATTAAAGAatttgataaatataaaaatacacCTGAATATAAGGAGGtacattataatatgacattagaagaatataagaaaatattttttaatgaatGGTTACATAGAACATTTGGACGTGCTATTggtttattttttttaagtggtgcaagtttttttttatataaaaatgctttaaaaaaaaatatgataaaaaagttatcatttatatttctattaGGTGGATTTCAAGGTCTAGTAGGTTGGTGGATGGTAAAAAGTGGATTTGATAAACCTACAACTGAAAATAAAACACCAAGAGTATCTCCATATAGATTAGTGTTTCATCTTTTTTGTGCATCAGCAATGTatagttatatatttcttaattCTTTAACATTAATTGAACTTGGAAAAATGAGAAAATATTTTGCAAAAAGTCAAATACCTACTTGGCCAGAATTTTTAAGAAATGAATTAATACATGAAATGtatgaaaaaagaaatataacAAAACATATGAAATTAGGAATATTTGCTTTTACACTTTTGGTTTTATCTAATATTATGTATGGTGGATTTGTTGCTGGTAATGATGCAGGATATGCATATAATACCTGGCCAAAAATGATAGATAAATATGTTCCTGATGATGTTAtgaattttattaaaagtaaaaagaaaaaatatactcaattatttgaaaataCTGCAATAGTACAATTTAATCATCGAATACTTGGTTATTTAATTGTTTTAAACAGtttcttattatattattattcaaaatCTTTGGCATTAAGTAAAAAGACAAAAAAACTCTTTTCATTATTACCACTTTTAACAACCACTCAAATGATAACAGGTATACATATCTTGATTCATCATGTACCTATACAAATAGCTCTTGTCCATCAATTTGGAGGTTTCTGTATTTTAACAACCCTCTTACATTTGATAAAAAGGacatttaaataa
- a CDS encoding putative ribonuclease H2 subunit B — protein MNDDKNVFLFHLFCSSISEINETNEKDDGKVSIKNYFFIKLPSISEPSKTVLYHYNEETNELFLLERNYYNPKIETIRYESEKINKNYISLFVNNYTIENDCGYYCYPIDALFVFISIVYNNYTHNTYTTLEDYLIFIIKDNIKLRKDVTKNLLLILENNVNNIKDRLKYVCDELHENNISYYKPNMDKVRKFYNLKCIILFNYIIENKIVFPDYSQCIEQELLDKYKSYQNNNDNNISSKNPIYTLMKQNKRQIDKYNEYKKYVDNYLIEFNKKHYKFNAHNLRTFVWQIIKGFICISLCEQITPQDISDKLKKMKEEETNKKIIQQNETFAKGKKHPLQQPPRNQLMIDSFFKKKVKLK, from the coding sequence tgATGGAAAGGTTagtattaaaaattatttctttataaaattaCCAAGTATATCTGAACCTTCAAAAACTGTActttatcattataatgAGGAAACtaatgaattatttttattagaaagaaattattataatccGAAAATCGAAACAATACGTTATGAAAgtgaaaaaattaataaaaattatatatcattatttgtAAATAATTATACTATAGAAAATGATTGTGGATATTATTGTTATCCAATAGATGCcttatttgtatttatatcaattgtatataataattatacaCATAATACTTATACAACTTTAGAAgattatttaatatttattataaaagataatataaaattgaGAAAAGATGTAACAAAAAATTTGTTATTAattttagaaaataatgtaaataatataaaggaTAGATTGAAATATGTATGTGATGAATTAcatgaaaataatatatcttattACAAACCTAACATGGACAAAGTTCgtaaattttataatttaaagTGTATTATCTTAttcaattatataatagaaaataaaattgtaTTCCCAGATTATTCTCAATGTATAGAACAAGAATTATTAgacaaatataaatcatatcaaaataataatgataataatatttctagTAAAAATCCTATCTATACATTAATGAAACAAAATAAACGACaaatagataaatataatgaatacaaaaaatatgtagataattatttaatagaatttaataagaaacattataaatttaatgCACATAATTTAAGAACATTCGTTTGGCAAATTATCAAAGGATTTATATGCATATCCCTTTGCGAACAAATCACCCCTCAGGATATATCtgataaattaaaaaaaatgaaagaagaagaaactaataaaaaaataatacaacAAAATGAAACATTTGCAAAAGGTAAAAAACATCCTTTGCAACAACCCCCAAGAAATCAACTCATGATAGattccttttttaaaaaaaaagtcAAGCTGAAATGA